The following are from one region of the Phycisphaerales bacterium genome:
- a CDS encoding hydroxyacid dehydrogenase: MRVLIADKFEDSGIKALKQAGCEVVVEPGLGPDTLPEALSKHQPEILIVRSTKVPANVIEGQSSLKGIIRAGAGHDNIDSAAASSKGVAVCNCPGMNAVAVAELAMGHIINCDRRLPAQDAELRTGHWNKKEYAKARGLKGLTLLLVGMGAIGREVASRASAFGMDVVGWSRSLTPQSADQYGVRFGGSSQDDLKKLLGQADVVSIHVAATPETKGMCDAAFFAAMKDGAYFINTARGTLVDEAALLEAIKTKGLRAGTDVYQNQPGTPDEAFQTPLAAEGVCCSHHCGASTDQAQQAVADETVRIVTEYQKTGSFINVVNQLQPA; this comes from the coding sequence GTGCGAGTGCTCATCGCCGACAAGTTCGAAGATTCCGGAATCAAGGCCTTGAAGCAGGCCGGTTGCGAGGTGGTGGTCGAGCCCGGGCTCGGCCCGGACACCTTGCCCGAGGCGCTCTCGAAGCACCAGCCGGAGATCCTGATCGTTCGTTCCACGAAGGTGCCCGCCAACGTCATCGAGGGGCAGAGCTCGCTCAAGGGCATCATCCGTGCGGGCGCCGGCCACGACAACATCGATTCGGCCGCCGCCAGCTCAAAGGGCGTGGCGGTGTGCAACTGTCCGGGCATGAACGCCGTGGCTGTGGCCGAACTGGCGATGGGCCACATCATCAACTGCGACCGTCGCCTGCCCGCTCAGGACGCCGAGCTGCGCACGGGGCACTGGAACAAGAAGGAGTACGCCAAGGCCCGCGGACTCAAGGGCCTGACGCTGCTGCTGGTGGGCATGGGCGCCATCGGGCGCGAAGTGGCCTCCCGCGCAAGCGCGTTTGGCATGGACGTGGTCGGCTGGTCGCGCAGCCTGACGCCCCAGAGCGCCGACCAATACGGCGTGCGCTTCGGCGGTAGCAGCCAGGATGACCTGAAGAAGTTGCTGGGGCAGGCCGACGTGGTCAGCATCCACGTGGCCGCGACGCCCGAGACCAAGGGCATGTGCGATGCGGCGTTCTTCGCAGCCATGAAGGACGGCGCCTACTTCATCAACACCGCTCGCGGAACGCTGGTGGACGAGGCCGCCCTGCTCGAGGCCATCAAGACCAAGGGCCTGCGCGCTGGCACCGACGTGTACCAGAACCAACCCGGCACGCCCGACGAGGCGTTCCAGACCCCCCTGGCCGCCGAAGGCGTGTGCTGCTCGCACCACTGCGGCGCCTCGACCGATCAGGCCCAGCAAGCCGTGGCGGACGAGACCGTCCGCATCGTGACCGAGTATCAGAAGACCGGATCGTTCATCAACGTGGTGAACCAGCTTCAGCCGGCGTGA
- the serC gene encoding phosphoserine transaminase, which yields MTASATRGTLIDSAQTRSTFNFSAGPAALPEAVLRRVQQDIWDIDGSGIGIMEHSHRGPVVDGVWERTEAACRKLANIPDDYAILYLQGGASTQFSMVPANLLPDGGTADYINTGTWSKKAIKEAKLYGSVNVAASSEESNFDHIPTDLKCSDNPAYLHFTSNNTIFGTEFSTEPTCPDGSFLVCDASSDIFSRPIDVSKYGLIYAGAQKNLGPSGVTLVIVRKDIAERCERTLPSMGMYKTHAENDSRYNTPPVFGVYVMGVVFDWILENGGLEGMGVRNAAKASTIYDAIDEGFYKPHAKTGSRSMMNITFNCPNDELNKKFLEEAQAQNFDGLKGHRSVGGIRASIYNAFPPAGCQALAQFMRDFAQRNG from the coding sequence ATGACGGCATCGGCAACGCGCGGCACCCTGATCGATTCGGCACAGACGCGCAGCACGTTCAATTTTTCGGCAGGTCCGGCAGCCTTGCCCGAGGCCGTGCTCCGGCGCGTGCAGCAGGACATCTGGGACATCGATGGCAGCGGCATCGGCATCATGGAGCACAGCCACCGTGGGCCCGTGGTCGACGGCGTGTGGGAACGTACCGAGGCCGCGTGCCGGAAGCTTGCCAACATCCCCGATGACTACGCCATCCTCTACCTCCAGGGCGGCGCATCAACGCAGTTCTCGATGGTGCCGGCCAATCTGCTCCCCGACGGGGGCACCGCCGACTACATCAACACCGGCACGTGGTCGAAGAAGGCCATCAAGGAAGCCAAGCTGTATGGCTCGGTCAACGTGGCGGCCAGCAGCGAAGAGAGCAACTTCGACCACATCCCCACCGACTTGAAGTGCTCGGACAATCCGGCCTACCTGCACTTTACCAGCAACAACACGATCTTCGGCACCGAGTTCAGCACCGAACCCACGTGCCCCGATGGCTCGTTCCTGGTGTGCGACGCGTCAAGCGATATCTTCAGCCGACCGATCGACGTCAGCAAGTACGGGCTCATCTACGCCGGAGCCCAGAAGAATCTGGGCCCCAGCGGCGTCACCCTGGTGATCGTTCGCAAGGACATTGCCGAACGCTGCGAGCGCACGCTGCCGAGCATGGGCATGTACAAGACCCACGCCGAGAACGACAGCCGCTACAACACCCCGCCGGTGTTCGGCGTCTACGTCATGGGCGTGGTGTTCGACTGGATTCTCGAGAACGGCGGCCTGGAGGGCATGGGCGTTCGCAACGCTGCCAAGGCATCGACGATTTACGATGCCATCGACGAGGGCTTCTACAAGCCCCATGCGAAGACCGGTAGCCGGTCGATGATGAACATCACCTTCAACTGCCCCAACGACGAGCTGAACAAGAAGTTCCTCGAAGAGGCGCAGGCCCAGAACTTCGACGGCCTCAAGGGCCACCGATCGGTCGGCGGCATCCGCGCGAGCATCTACAACGCCTTCCCGCCCGCTGGCTGCCAGGCGCTCGCCCAGTTCATGCGAGACTTCGCCCAACGCAACGGTTAA